A window from Telopea speciosissima isolate NSW1024214 ecotype Mountain lineage chromosome 8, Tspe_v1, whole genome shotgun sequence encodes these proteins:
- the LOC122670708 gene encoding PAN domain-containing protein At5g03700-like: protein MATFPVHRHLHIPPNPSGIPSNISNSKNPKMEFYQLTLTLLVCFFSGCASKSDIPIGYSVTVPVPLEFNEGFKGKAFILEIGNSEPNFRAALSVEAMNNLKRYSCSLQVFLGDTKVWSSGHFSPFYPSQRCVLELRKDGELRLMGARRRVGWRTNTSGEGVERLQLLITGNLVLADAMNNIKWQSFDFPTDVMLWSQVLKASAHLTSFSTNSSELNSYSLEVQNNKIALYLNSGTWKYPYWEFRPSKSQNSAFAELGSTGLKLFNVRHRRIAQISPTRYEPVRFLALNNKTGNLGLYYYSVDKRKFEASYQALNRTCDLPQACKPYSICNTPSNSCTCIEISGSREGLNPSLGSDCSEEFSSEFCNVSTGPVEMVELKGISSNLMSNNQIYNISKDSCSSSCLANCSCVAALYSAGGCFLYGLVSGMKQVDRGVGLSYYLVKVPKGIGKNHRKSSRLKNLLLVMGGILDGLVLLVLGGFAFYYFVIRKRRKDSSGNDST from the exons ATGGCCACCTTTCCTGTTCACCGTCACCTTCACATTCCCCCAAATCCCTCAGGCATTCCATCGAACATCTCGAACTCGAAAAATCCAAAAATGGAGTTCTACCAACTTACACTGACCCTTCTCGTCTGCTTCTTCTCTGGCTGTGCTTCTAAATCCGATATTCCAATCGGTTACAGTGTCACAGTCCCAGTTCCTCTTGAATTCAACGAGGGTTTCAAAGGAAAAGCTTTTATTTTGGAGATTGGCAACAGTGAACCTAATTTCAGGGCTGCGTTGAGCGTGGAAGCCATGAATAATCTGAAGAGGTATTCGTGTTCTCTGCAAGTGTTTCTTGGTGACACAAAGGTGTGGAGTTCCGGCCACTTTTCGCCGTTTTACCCGTCGCAGAGATGCGTTTTGGAGCTGAGGAAAGATGGAGAGTTGCGGTTGATGGGTGCGAGGAGAAGAGTTGGGTGGAGAACTAATACTTCTGGAGAAGGTGTGGAG AGGTTACAGTTACTAATCACAGGCAATCTTGTTCTAGCTGATGCAATGAACAATATCAAGTGGCAGAGTTTTGACTTCCCCACAGATGTGATGCTCTGGAGCCAAGTACTCAAGGCCTCTGCTCACCTTACTTCTTTCTCAACCAACTCATCAGAGTTGAACTCTTACTCTTTGGAAGTTCAAAACAACAAGATAGCTTTATACTTGAATTCTGGCACTTGGAAGTATCCTTACTGGGAATTCAGGCCTTCGAAAAGCCAAAACAGTGCTTTTGCTGAGTTAGGATCGACAGGATTGAAGCTCTTCAATGTTAGACATCGAAGAATTGCTCAAATTTCACCGACAAGATATGAACCGGTGAGATTCTTAGCACTGaataacaaaacaggaaactTGGGACTCTATTATTATTCAGTTGATAAGAGGAAGTTTGAGGCCTCCTATCAAGCACTGAATAGAACATGTGATCTTCCTCAAGCATGTAAACCCTATAGTATTTGTAATACCCCGTCCAACAGCTGTACCTGTATCGAAATTTCAGGATCAAGAGAAGGTCTTAATCCCAGTCTGGGATCTGATTGTAGTGAGGAATTTTCAAGTGAATTCTGCAATGTCAGCACTGGCCCTGTGGAGATGGTGGAGTTAAAGGGTATCAGTAGTAATCTGATGAGTAACAATCAAATTTATAACATTAGTAAAGATTCATGTTCGAGCTCTTGCTTGGCCAATTGTTCATGTGTTGCTGCATTatattctgcaggtggatgcttCCTTTATGGGCTGGTTAGTGGAATGAAACAGGTTGACAGGGGAGTTGGGTTGAGTTATTATTTGGTTAAAGTTCCCAAGGGAATTGGTAAGAATCATCGGAAGAGTTCTAGACTGAAAAATTTGCTCTTGGTCATGGGAGGGATCCTTGATGGATTGGTTCTTCTTGTTTTGGGAGGTTttgctttttattattttgtaatcagaaagagaagaaaggattCATCAGGCAATGACAGTACTTGA